From the genome of Candidatus Woesearchaeota archaeon:
ATATAACCCAACGCGCGGCCAACCCTGAAAAGAAAAAAGCAGAAGAACAGACAAAGAAAAAAAAAGAAAGAAGAAAAAAAAGTTTTCGCTACCTAATTCTCCGGCTTGAATGCCAACTTCCCAGGGCCTGCAAACGCGGTCGTGAGCAGTGCAGCAAAGAGGGAAAGCGACAACGCCACTCCAGACGAAGTAATATCCCACGAGCCAAAGAAGGGCGGCAAGTGCACCTTCAACAGGGCAACAAGCATGACCAAGGCCAAAACAAAACTCGCCACGCGCGAGAAGAGGCCAATAATCAAGAGCACGCCGCCGATGAGCTCAATCCAGCCGACCAAGGGACCGAAAAAACCTGGAAAACCCATGCTCACGAATTTGCTTGCAACTCCTTGCATATTCATCACCTTGCCCAAGCCCGCAAGCAAAAACACAAGCCCGACAACAATGCGCAAAAAAAACAAAGACCACGCAGAACAACCTTTCTTCTCAAAAACTTCCTGCAAATTCATTTCTTTCACCCCCGCATCCTATTTCTAACGTAACTCAACTACTAACACTGGCGCGAAGTATAAAAAACTTTCTAAAAGAAGAACAAAACTCACCCAAGAACACGTCCAGGACTGAGCACGTCAAAAACAAACCCTTCCTCTCGCGCACCCTCAATGATACGAGGAAGCGCCGCCACCATGCTCGACCGATTCCCCTCGCCATCATGCAACACAATAATCACGCCAGGCTCGAGCCCCCCAAGCACCTTGCGCACAATTTCTTCTTCACTCGAAGCGTAGTCTCTTGGAAACAAAGACCAAAGCACTGTCGTGAGATTCGCGTTCCTCGCAGCAGAAAGCGTCCACGGCAGACGAAACCCGTATGGTGGCCGAAACAAGGAAGGCGTCACGTTCGCTGCCATCTTCACCGCCTCGACTGACGCCGCCATCTCGCTTGAACAATTCCTCCACAAGAAACGGTGGCTAAACGAATGCACTCCGACGACATGACCTCTCGACACCAACTCCTCTACCACGTCCGGATGGGCAACCACTTGGCGACCGACCAAGAAAAACGTTGCGCGAACACCGTACGCATCAAGCACGTCAAGCACCGCGCGTGTGTTCTCGCTCGGCCCATCATCAAACGTAAGAAACACCGCCCGGCCATCGCCCTCCACGCGAGAAACAACACGCCCAAACAACGCTGAAGACGGCCACCACGACGCGTACGAGAACAAACCAACAAAAAAAAACACAACACCCACAGCGAAGAAGAACCGCGCGGCAACGCGCCACGACACTATTTCACCTTATGCACATAAATCGTTTGCGTTGGAAACGCCATCTCAATCTTTGCCTTCTCCAAACGCGCCTTGAGCTCCAAATTCACCAACTGCTGAATATCCATAAACGCAGTATAATCCCCACTCGCAACATAATACACCACCTCGTAGTTCAAGGCAAAATCACCAAAACTCTTGAAATGCACCCTGTCAAGATCCGCCCCCTTCACACTCTTGAACACGTCCTTGACGATCTGCGGAATCTTCTCAAGCTTCTTATTGCTCGTATCGTACGTTACGCCAAAGCCAAACACGACTCTGCGCTTCTCCATCTTCTTATAATTATTAATGCGAGAATCAGTCAACTCCCTGTTCGAAATAACCAACTCCTGCCCCTGCAACGCCTTAATCCTTGTCGACTTGAGCCCGATACGCTCAACCGTCCCCATATCAGAGCCGACAACGATGAAATCACCCACTTCAAACGGGCGATCAAAATAAATCGATATGGACGCGAAAATATCCGCAAGAATGTTCTGCAAGGCAAAACCAACCGCGATGCCCCCAATACCCAAGCCAGCAATGAGGGATGAAACGTTGTAACCAAGATTGGAGAGAACAAAAACCAGAGCGACGCCCCAAATTGCACCCTTCACTAAGCCACTAAACAACTGCAGCGTCCCTTTGTCCACCTCTTTCTTCTTCCCATCTCCCCGGGACTCAAGCATCCGCTTCACGCCATAATCAACAAAGACCAACGAGGCCTTGACCGCATAAAACGCAACAACTACAACACTCACGTACCGAAACCACACCTTCACCGTTCCAGCAAGGCCCCCGCCCGTCTGCGCAGCAAAAACGTGCAACGCCACGGAGAGCGAAACAACCAAGAACACCGGCCAAGCAAAAAGCCTCCCCACCGCGGCAATAATCGTATCATCAATATCGGTCTTTGTCCGCTTCGAGAGCTTGCGAAGGCGCGAGAGAAGCACCCCCTCAATGATGCGCAGAACCGCCCAGGACAACACAAACGCGCCGAGAGAAAAAAGCCAAGACACCACCGACACGCCAAATAACGAAAAAGATGACATCGTTTCAAGCACGGCCATATGCTCATCAAAATTTAAGGAATTTAAAAAATTTTCGCAAAAAGAAGAGAAGACGGTTACAGAAACAATGCAAGAACAATGCAAGAATACAATAAGCGCCCCCCCCTCTCAGGGCGTCCAGCGAAGCATCGTCCGCGGAAAGGGTATTGCATCCTTAATGGTTTCGAGCTTGCACAACCACGACACCACACGCTCAGTACCGACACCATACCCTGCGTGCGGGACTGCCCCGAACCTTCGCAAATCAAAATACCACTCGTAATGCGTCACATCCTCCCCGTCTCGCTCCAAACGCCTCTTCATATCTTCAACGTCATTCGAGCGCTCAGAACCGCCAACAATCTCCCCATACCCCTCAGGAGCAAGCATGTCAAAACAAAGCGCCTCATCAGGACGCTCAGGATCCGGCGGCTTATAAAACGCCATAATCTCAACAGGATAATGCGTCACAGCAACGGGCGTGTCAAAGAACTCCATGAGCTTATCCTCTTCCACCGTTCGCAAATCCTTCCCGAACGGCACATCCAAACCCGCCTTTTCCTTGAGCAAGCGCAAAGCCTCCCGATACGTAATCGTCGGCCACTCCTTGCGCGCAATACGCACCAGTTCATCAGGATCTCTGCCAAGAAAACGCAACGCTTCAGGACACTGCTTAGCAACTTCCTCAATGCAGAATTTCAACTCTTTTTTGGCAAACGCGACGGCATCGGCAAGGCGCCACCACGCAGCCTCGCACTCCCCCATCCAAAACTCACTCAAGTGCCTGCTCGTTTTGGACTTCTCCGCCCGAAACGTCGGCCCCATATTATAAATTCGCTCAAGGCCAAAAATACCCGCCTCTGCGTAGAGCTGCCACGTTTGCGCAAGGTACGTCTTCGTCTTGTAGTACTTCACTTCAAAGAGCGTGCTCCCCCCCTCGCATTGATTCGGCTGCAAAATCGGCGAGTCAAAACGAAAAAAACCTTCCTTTCGAAAAAACGCATCCCGCGCTTGAATGTATGCCGAGCGCACTTTCAAAACTGCCGTCATCTTCCTGCTCCGAAGCCACAAGTGACGATTATCAAGCAAGAACTCAGGTGACTGATCCTTTTGAATGGGAAATTTATCAGCCGCGCCAACAAGCAAGAACTCCTCCGCACGCACTTCAAACCCTGAAGGAGCCCGCTTATCCTCCTTAATCTCCCCCCGAACGTAAAGAGACGACTCGATCTGAAGCTTGTCAAGCACGTCCCACTCGTTTTCAAAACGCGACCGCTCAAACACGCACTGCACAATGCCAGAACTGTCCCGCAAGACAACGAACTTTACCTTAGCAGAGCCACGCTCGCGATACACCCAACCCCGCAAGGTAACCTGTCCTGATCCCTGACGCATCGCCTCGCTAACCGACACAAAACCATCCCACGCACTCATTTTTCTTGCCACCACCCCTTGTCAACACGAAACTCGTAACGGGCAACAACCCATCAACAGGAATACAAAGCCAGAGCCCAGAAAACCTTAATAAACATTTCGCACAACACGCTTGCAATCATCAACAGACCACGCAACCGCCGCCATGAGCTTCACCATCACCGCAACCGACGGAAACGCACGAGCAGGAACACTCACCACACCCTCCGGGCGCTCCACACCCACACCCTTCTTCATGCCCGTCATGACCCGCGCGGTAGGAAAATACGTCACGCCCGACGACTACGAACGCCTCGGCGCCACCGCAACCATTTCCAACAGCCTCATCCTCCACTTCCGCCCAGGAGAAGACATCATAAACCACGCCGGAGGACTCAACGCCTTCATGAGCTTCAACGGCGTCACATTCACTGACTGCGGCGGGTTCCAAGTCAGCGAAAATAGCCTCGCCAGCACAACCACGAAAAAAGGCATTACCTTCAAAAACCCATACAGCGGAGAGCAAGAACTCATCACACCCCAAAAAATCATGAGCATCCAGCAAGCCATCGGCGCCGACGTCGCCATGGCCTTTGACGACATGGCACCGTACGGCTCAAGCAAGGAGCGCTTCGAAGACGCTGCGGAGAACACGTTCCGCTGGCACACAGAAAGTATTCGCACCCACACCCGAAAAGGCCAGCTCCTCTTCGGCATCATCCAAGGAGGGTTTGACGAACACCTCAGAAAAACCTGCGCAGAAAACATCACCTCCCTCGACTTTGACGGCTACGCCATCGGCGGCGTCGCCATAGGAGAACCCCGCGACGAAATGTACCGGGCCATCAACGCAGCACTTCCCCACCTCCCCAACGACAAACCACGCTACGTCATGGGCGTGGGCAGCCCAGAAGACGTTGTTGAGCTTGTCAGCAAAGGTATCGACTGCTTCGACTCCATCTACCCCACCCAAAACGCACGCCACAACACCATATTCACCAACGAAGGACGCCTCCTGCTCGACAAAGCCAAGTACAAAAACGACTACTCACCACTCGACCCCGCCTGTACCTGCTGGGTGTGCAAAACATACACGAGAGCCTACCTTCACCACCTCAACAAAGTAGACAGCGGCGCGGGCAAGCGCCTCAAAACCCTCCACAACATCCACTTCATGCTCCGCCTCATGGAACAACTCCGCACCGCCATCAAAGAAGGAACACTCCAAGAATTCAAAACAAACTTCCTGAACACGTGGCGACGAAACAAGCCAGCGTAAGAAACGAAGAAGCCAAACGCCCGAATTGCCAACAAGACTGCCAACGAAGAATTGAACAAAGCCACCACTCACAAGCACCAGCAACACGCCCAGCGCTTCCAACACAGCCCTCTCAAGCCTGCCGCGCCGGAAACACCCTCCAATACTTCCTCGGCAAAGGATACTTTGCAAAGTTCGCAAGAAGCGACCGCCCGTACCACAACCTCGAAAACGCCTCCGCCTCCCACAACGCGCCCCGCAACGCATGATGGGGCCGCGGCTCGTCAGGAATCCCAACAAAGCCGTAAATCCTCGACGCGGACAAAGCACTCCCGGGAGAAATCCCCGACTTCACCATCACCGTATACGCAACAGAATGCAAATCCACCGTCCAAATCCTTGAAACGCTTTCAGGAAAAGACACCTCGCACCGTTTTGCACCCTCCACCAAGAATGCCAAGTCAAACTGACCGACATTCTGCCCGGCGAACAAGCTTCCGGGAACACCCTCACACCACGAGAAAAACTGCTTCAGCAAAGATTCAAGAGACTGCACGCAATTCTCCTCGAAGTACGCATTGGAAAACCCATTAACAGCGTACGCTTCTTGATCTATCACAGCACCCGCGAACGGCCTGCACTCTCCGTAAAACTGCTTCTCCGGGCTAGCAAAGGAAACAGCACCAATACTCACTATCGACGACGAACGAGGATCCAACCCTGTCGTTTCAACATCAACAACAATAACATCCCCCATCAAGCAACACCCCCCAAAGGAAGCTCACACAATACTACTTACACGCACAGGAAACAAATGTAGGATTCTTTAACCTTTCTCTTTTACCACTTCCTCTGCAATGTCAACAACCAACCCCCCGCAAGCACGCAAAAAATCACTTGACCTCATGCGCACCGAAACGTAATGAGAACCCGCACTAAACACGACATACTTCCTTGCAAGAACGCTTCTGTCAACGTACACGGGAAGGCGGAACAAGCCCCCAAAAGGAGGAATCGTTCCCACCTCCAGTCCTGTGACGCGCCTGACATCCTCCGGCGGCGCCAACGACACATTCTTCATGCCCAACACTTCCTTGACCTTTCTCAACGAAAGACGCAAATGCCCGCTCACCACACACTGAAAAAATAACACCCCAGCATCAACACCACCATTATTCTCACGGCCCCTTCCTGCCCGCCCTTTCAGCACCAGCGCCTTAGCCGCCTCGTCAAGTCGCGTCCCGCGAACCCTCGCCGCCTCCTCTGCCGAGTGCACAAACCCGTGTCGGAGGACTGAAAAAGAAAACCCGTTCTGTTCTAACAGAGCAACAATCTGGCCAAAAACAACTCCGTCTTCCTCCATCGTACCAGCAAAGAAGCAACCCACTCATACAAAAATATAATGAAAAACACAATCAAAAAAAACAAAAAAACGAAAAAAAACGGGTTCAAGCCCGGGGTTGGAAGGAAGTTCCTCCTGCCTGCATTTTTCCCCATCGCCACACTTCAAAACTGCACGGGCGGAACAACAAAGCCATTCACTAAGTGATCACCATTCAAATCCACACTCAACCGCGGACTTGCCACGTCTTCAGACTCGACAAAAACGGTGAAGACCTTCCCGCCCAGCTTTAACAAACCGGCGTTGTCCTGAACTAAAACGTACTTGGACACGCCCGATATTTCGTCCCGGAACACCGCCTGAGTGCGCCCGTTAACGCGGCCAAAGCGCTCATACTTCAGCACGTGATGAGCAGTCCCATCAAAGAAAACCAGTGACTCTCCTAACCCGACGCAAAACGCTTTCGGAGACGCGCACTCACGAACGTGTAGCACACCTCCTCTCGCCACCAGCGTGTCCGCACTCGTACCGCCGGGGTGAGCACCAGGCGCTACGATCGGACCGGGCGAAGGATTGCCTGGCAAGTAGGGCTGCGGAAGCGGAACTGGGCTTTGCCCGAGCGAACCCGATGATGCTCCACCATCCAGCACGCCGTACGATCCTCCGCCTGCACCACCAAGCCCGCCATACGCCATACCAACACTCGGGAAACCCCCTCTTACCGCATAGCTCCCCGTATCCATCATTTCAGGAGAACTAAAAGGGCGATCCCACTCGGCAAAAGATCCTGCTGGCCGCACTGTCGAGGCGCCAAGGGCAAAAACAGCGACAATACCCACAATCAACACCATACCCAAAACGTAATGCTTATGCTCTAAATCACTTCGAGCATCTTCCATCCCAACCACCTCCAACGAAAAAAGTTCAGCCCTTCCACTAGCCACGCTTATTAATAAAACTTTTGATTCCTGATTCCTGCCAACCCTGCAACAAACAGGCCCCGGCCAAACACCTCCAGTCTTGTGCTTCCTCAACACAACACAAAGGCCAAAAAACAAGCCATCAAGCAAGCAAAAAAAAATCAACCGAGCAAGAAGAGAAGAAGCCCTCCAGGAAGACCCGCCGCGAGCGGCACGGTCAAGTTATCATCAACGCCAACCAAGACGTTTTCCGCAAACGAAGCTGAAAACGCGACAGCAACCACCACCCAGAACGAAACACTTCCAACCCACGCCTGAGGGACAAACAAGAAGAGTGCCATGAGCGCTAGTGCGTTCACCACAGCCTCTACCAGAAAGAGCCACAACACACGCTCTCCTCCAACACGAAACGCGCTCCGAAGCAGGCCTGCAACGCCGTCGCCAAAGACAAGCACAACCACCGCCATAACACCAACCACAAAAGGAAAGACAGCAAAAACAATCAAGAGCCCGACAAGCCCCATCGTCAGCCCCGACACAGAATGCATTTCTTTATCCCGAAAAATCTTGCGCAGCTTCGGAGGAAACACACCGAAGCGAATGCGAACAGCATCGCCAATGCACGAAGCAAAAACTCCCGCGGCAAATAAAGCCAGCACAACGCCCCGCCCCCACCACCGTTCCAGCTGGAAAAAAACTACCGGCAACAAGAGCCACGCCGCGTGCACAAGCTTCCTCGGCGCCTCCCTGCGAAACCCTGAAACGGAAAAGCCAGCCACGAACAATTCACCCCCTCCGAGCTCTTTTCAACCCACACCTATAAAAAACTTTTCGTCGCAGAAACAACCAATACGAAACCAAGAAACCAAAACAAGAAACCAAAAAAAACAGCACGAACCCTTTGAAAAAGCCGCCGCCTTCAACACGTTATGGAAGAAACACCATAAACGACAACAACGCGTTTCTACAGTATAAGTTTATAAAGAAAGAACGCTCCCTCAACCTCACTAACGCCGATAAACGACAAAATCCCTGCACCACCAGCAAAAACCTTTGTTACCGCAGAGCGCAAGAAGGCGTTACAACATCAAAAAAAAGGTGAAACCATGCCAACAAAGAAAGCCACCAAGAAATCAAAACACTCATCGAAAGCAGCCGCAAAGAAAACCACGCCGGCAAGCACTGCCAAGACAAGCTTAGGCATAGACGAAAACATTGAAGCAGTCCTCGCCTACCTGCTCGCCTTTTTCACCGGTATTGCCTTCCTCCTCATTGAAAAAGAAAACCGTTTTGTCCGCTTCCACGCAATGCAATCCACGATAACGTTCGCGGGACTCTTCGTGCTCTCCTTCGTCCTCGGCTTCATCCCCCTCCTTGGCATGCTCCTCTCACTACTCCTCACCATCTTCGCCATCATCCTCTGGATTATTTGCCTTATCAAAGCATACCAAGGCGAGCGCTTCAAACTCCCCATCGCGGGAGACCTTGCCGAGAAACACAGCTAAAAACACACAAAAGGGAAGAAAACGAAGGCAAGAAGCGCACTTCAGGAAACAGCACGCTCCTGCAACTGCACCAGCGATGCCGCCTCATACGACCCTTTGAAAAAGCCGCTGCCTTCAACACGATATGAAAGAAACAATTGACGCCCTCACCCGACACCTCCTCATTCAACACAGCAAGGAGCCAGCCGAGAACGAAGAGAACGCCAAAAAAAAGGCGGACACCCCGCACGACCAACCAAACTACGCAACAACCCCGCCTCCCTACGAAGAAACGCCCAGGTACGGACGGAGCCGATCGGGAGCGCCCATCATCATTTCAGGAAACAACGCCACTCTCGGCACAAACGTCTTGGGCGCTTACTTCCCCGGCAACCACACGATCATCATAAACGAGGACCTCCACAACTACGCCTATTCTGACCAGCGCGGCCAAACCATCACGCACGAAGAAGGCCACCACGCACTCAACTGCTATAAAGGAAACCACACCGAAGCTGAAAACAGAGCACAACTGGCAAGGACCAACCCATACCGTTCAGACGCGGCACAGTATTATTATTGAACAAGCAACGAGCATTCGCTCATTAACGCCATAACACCTTCAACACGTGCAACAACGTTCTCTAGCACCTCGCATAACAGCCCGAAAGAGAAAAGACCGCATTACACTCCCTATTACGCTTTTGTACAGTGAAATAAGAAGAAACAACATTACCCAGATAAAAAAAAAAAATCGAAACGAACACGCGTTTCAGCGAGGCAAAGAACTCCACACTTCCTCAACACGTTTCAAATTCCACTTAATCGCATCGCTCTTCTTCCGAAGCTCGCCATTACGCAAGTCAAAGCCGAGCAACACGCCGAACACATCCTCAACCACGCTCCGAATGGAACGAACACCCTCCACATCACCTCCAGCGCCGAGCACC
Proteins encoded in this window:
- a CDS encoding DoxX family protein, encoding MKEMNLQEVFEKKGCSAWSLFFLRIVVGLVFLLAGLGKVMNMQGVASKFVSMGFPGFFGPLVGWIELIGGVLLIIGLFSRVASFVLALVMLVALLKVHLPPFFGSWDITSSGVALSLSLFAALLTTAFAGPGKLAFKPEN
- a CDS encoding polysaccharide deacetylase family protein; this translates as MVSWRVAARFFFAVGVVFFFVGLFSYASWWPSSALFGRVVSRVEGDGRAVFLTFDDGPSENTRAVLDVLDAYGVRATFFLVGRQVVAHPDVVEELVSRGHVVGVHSFSHRFLWRNCSSEMAASVEAVKMAANVTPSLFRPPYGFRLPWTLSAARNANLTTVLWSLFPRDYASSEEEIVRKVLGGLEPGVIIVLHDGEGNRSSMVAALPRIIEGAREEGFVFDVLSPGRVLG
- a CDS encoding mechanosensitive ion channel family protein, whose protein sequence is MAVLETMSSFSLFGVSVVSWLFSLGAFVLSWAVLRIIEGVLLSRLRKLSKRTKTDIDDTIIAAVGRLFAWPVFLVVSLSVALHVFAAQTGGGLAGTVKVWFRYVSVVVVAFYAVKASLVFVDYGVKRMLESRGDGKKKEVDKGTLQLFSGLVKGAIWGVALVFVLSNLGYNVSSLIAGLGIGGIAVGFALQNILADIFASISIYFDRPFEVGDFIVVGSDMGTVERIGLKSTRIKALQGQELVISNRELTDSRINNYKKMEKRRVVFGFGVTYDTSNKKLEKIPQIVKDVFKSVKGADLDRVHFKSFGDFALNYEVVYYVASGDYTAFMDIQQLVNLELKARLEKAKIEMAFPTQTIYVHKVK
- a CDS encoding asparagine--tRNA ligase — its product is MSAWDGFVSVSEAMRQGSGQVTLRGWVYRERGSAKVKFVVLRDSSGIVQCVFERSRFENEWDVLDKLQIESSLYVRGEIKEDKRAPSGFEVRAEEFLLVGAADKFPIQKDQSPEFLLDNRHLWLRSRKMTAVLKVRSAYIQARDAFFRKEGFFRFDSPILQPNQCEGGSTLFEVKYYKTKTYLAQTWQLYAEAGIFGLERIYNMGPTFRAEKSKTSRHLSEFWMGECEAAWWRLADAVAFAKKELKFCIEEVAKQCPEALRFLGRDPDELVRIARKEWPTITYREALRLLKEKAGLDVPFGKDLRTVEEDKLMEFFDTPVAVTHYPVEIMAFYKPPDPERPDEALCFDMLAPEGYGEIVGGSERSNDVEDMKRRLERDGEDVTHYEWYFDLRRFGAVPHAGYGVGTERVVSWLCKLETIKDAIPFPRTMLRWTP
- a CDS encoding tRNA guanosine(34) transglycosylase Tgt, whose protein sequence is MSFTITATDGNARAGTLTTPSGRSTPTPFFMPVMTRAVGKYVTPDDYERLGATATISNSLILHFRPGEDIINHAGGLNAFMSFNGVTFTDCGGFQVSENSLASTTTKKGITFKNPYSGEQELITPQKIMSIQQAIGADVAMAFDDMAPYGSSKERFEDAAENTFRWHTESIRTHTRKGQLLFGIIQGGFDEHLRKTCAENITSLDFDGYAIGGVAIGEPRDEMYRAINAALPHLPNDKPRYVMGVGSPEDVVELVSKGIDCFDSIYPTQNARHNTIFTNEGRLLLDKAKYKNDYSPLDPACTCWVCKTYTRAYLHHLNKVDSGAGKRLKTLHNIHFMLRLMEQLRTAIKEGTLQEFKTNFLNTWRRNKPA
- a CDS encoding 3'-5' exonuclease; translated protein: MGDVIVVDVETTGLDPRSSSIVSIGAVSFASPEKQFYGECRPFAGAVIDQEAYAVNGFSNAYFEENCVQSLESLLKQFFSWCEGVPGSLFAGQNVGQFDLAFLVEGAKRCEVSFPESVSRIWTVDLHSVAYTVMVKSGISPGSALSASRIYGFVGIPDEPRPHHALRGALWEAEAFSRLWYGRSLLANFAKYPLPRKYWRVFPARQA
- a CDS encoding DUF4870 domain-containing protein, with the translated sequence MPTKKATKKSKHSSKAAAKKTTPASTAKTSLGIDENIEAVLAYLLAFFTGIAFLLIEKENRFVRFHAMQSTITFAGLFVLSFVLGFIPLLGMLLSLLLTIFAIILWIICLIKAYQGERFKLPIAGDLAEKHS